A region of the Mycoavidus sp. HKI genome:
AAAGCTCGATCGATTTGCGGCCCACCGCCATGGACCAAGACTAAATTAATGCCGAGCAGCTTGAGCAATACCGCATCGCGCGCAAAGCCTTGCTTGAGATGCTGTTCAGTCATCGCGTTACCACCATATTTGATGACCACAGTTTTACTGTGATAGCGTTGAATATGAGGCAGCGCTTCCGCGAGAATATGAGCCTTTAATTCACTCGCTATTAACGATAAATCAAGTTGTTTGGACATAGCAGCAATAACTCAGCAGTAAGTGTTGTAAGGTGCATAAACGCCAATCAATACGCTTACAAAATATAACGCGATAAATCTTCGTTTTTAGCAACATCGTTGAGTGCTGCATCCACATAAGCCGCATCAATTTTCACCTGTTGCTTGCCTTGGCTGCCCGCCACGAAGGCAATTTCTTCCAGCAATTTTTCAATCACGGTATAAAGCCGGCGCGCACCAATATTCTCGGTTTTTTCATTCACTAAAAAGGCAATTTCCGCCAAGCGACGAATGCCATCTTTAACAAAATCCAGCTTTACGCCATCCGTCCCTAAAAGCGCTTCATATTGCTTCACTAAACTTGCGTCAGTGCCACTCAAAATAGCTTCAAAATCTTCAACGGAGAGTGAGTCGAGCTCAACCCGAATTGGAAAACGCCCTTGTAACTCAGGAATTAAATCACTCGGTTTAGATAGATGGAAAGCGCCACATGCGATAAACAAAATATGATCTGTTTTAACCATGCCATATTTAGTGCTCACGGCTGTACCTTCAACCAGTGGCAATAAATCACGCTGCACCCCCTGGCGCGATACTTCGGCTCCGCTGGCTTCACTGCGCGAAGCGATTTTGTCGATTTCATCGAGAAATACAATGCCGTTTTGCTCAACGCTCTGCACGGCTTTTGATTTGACCTCGTCGTCATTCAGCATCTTCGCCGCTTCTTCATCGGTCAAAAGCTTCATCGCTTCTTTAATGCTAACCTTGCGTCGCGTTTTACGCCCACTCCCCATACTCGAGAGCATACTGCGAATTTGCTCCGTCATTTCTTCCATCCCGGCCGGCCCCATAATATCCATCGTGGTGGCCGCCGACTCTAAATCGAGTTCAATCTCTTTATCATCGAGTTTGCCTTCGCGCAAACGCTTACGAAAGGTTAGGCGCGTTGCATTATTTTTTTTATCATTGTCGGCTTTGTCGTCCGCCTCTTGATGTTCTGGCTCTACCGCGTCAGGCGATGCGTTGGCCGCTAACGAACGTGGCGTCGGCAATAAGATATCGAGAACTCGCTCCTCAGCAAAATCCTCTGCTTTAGTAAGCACCTTACGCATTTCAGATTCGCGCGTTTGCTTAACGGCAATCTCGATCAAATCACGCACAATGCTATCAACATCGCGGCCGACATAGCCCACTTCAGTGAATTTAGTGACTTCAATTTTGATAAAAGGCGCCTCCGCTAACTTCGCCAGACGGCGAGCGATTTCGGTCTTGCCTACGCCAGTTGGGCCAATCATCAAAATGTTTTTAGGGGTAATTTCCTGGCGCAATGGCTCTGCCACTTGCTGCCGGCGCCAACGGTTGCGTAGCGCAACGGCTACCGCGCGCTTGGCTTTATCCTGGCCAATAATATGCTTGTTCAGTTCCGAGACGATTTCGGCGGGGGTCATATTGCTCATATCAGAGTGCTCAGTCGAGGGTCTCGATAACAAAATTGTGGTTAGTATAAATGCAGAGATCGCCAGCAATGCCAAGTGACTTTTCAACGATCTCGCGCGGCGCTAGTTCGGTATTTTGCACCAGCGCGCGGGCTGCTGCCTGCGCGTAAGTCCCCCCCGAACCAATCGCACAGATACCGCTCTCAGGATCAAGCACATCACCGTTACCGGTTAAGACCAGCGTTGTTTCCGCATCAGCTGCGATCATCATCGCTTCTAAGCGACGCAACATCCGATCGGTACGCCAATCTTTAGCAAGCTCAACAGCGGCGCGCATTAAATTGCCTTGATACTTCTCAAGTTTCCCTTCAAAGCGGTCCAGCAAGGAGAATGCGTCAGCCGTGCCGCCCGCAAAGCCGACCAGTACTTTATTGTCATGAATGCGGCGAATTTTTCTTGCACTGCCTTTCATAACGACATTGCCCAAGGTAACCTGACCATCTCCGCCGACAGCTACGTGCTTGCCGCGTCGCACCGAAACAATGGTGGTGCCGTGATACTGTTCCATA
Encoded here:
- the hslU gene encoding ATP-dependent protease ATPase subunit HslU, whose translation is MSNMTPAEIVSELNKHIIGQDKAKRAVAVALRNRWRRQQVAEPLRQEITPKNILMIGPTGVGKTEIARRLAKLAEAPFIKIEVTKFTEVGYVGRDVDSIVRDLIEIAVKQTRESEMRKVLTKAEDFAEERVLDILLPTPRSLAANASPDAVEPEHQEADDKADNDKKNNATRLTFRKRLREGKLDDKEIELDLESAATTMDIMGPAGMEEMTEQIRSMLSSMGSGRKTRRKVSIKEAMKLLTDEEAAKMLNDDEVKSKAVQSVEQNGIVFLDEIDKIASRSEASGAEVSRQGVQRDLLPLVEGTAVSTKYGMVKTDHILFIACGAFHLSKPSDLIPELQGRFPIRVELDSLSVEDFEAILSGTDASLVKQYEALLGTDGVKLDFVKDGIRRLAEIAFLVNEKTENIGARRLYTVIEKLLEEIAFVAGSQGKQQVKIDAAYVDAALNDVAKNEDLSRYIL
- the hslV gene encoding ATP-dependent protease subunit HslV, translated to MEQYHGTTIVSVRRGKHVAVGGDGQVTLGNVVMKGSARKIRRIHDNKVLVGFAGGTADAFSLLDRFEGKLEKYQGNLMRAAVELAKDWRTDRMLRRLEAMMIAADAETTLVLTGNGDVLDPESGICAIGSGGTYAQAAARALVQNTELAPREIVEKSLGIAGDLCIYTNHNFVIETLD